One region of Microbacterium sp. M28 genomic DNA includes:
- a CDS encoding glutamate--cysteine ligase, whose translation MTVAFAESARSTVGLEWEIMLADPDTGDLVGRAPELLSELEQASESERHTVTGELLTNTIEVTSGVGTSVAHAVDDIAAAIAAVRDATDPAGVELLSAGSHPFAQWYDQRVTDKTRYHTLIERTQWWGRNMMIWGIHVHVGVEDRDKVFPIIGALSGYLPHLQALAASSPFWAGERTGYASNRALVFQQLPTAGLPWPLQDWSEFEHYLDDMVTTGVMADATEVRWDIRPAPRWGTIEVRACDGLSTLAELASVAALVQVLVEHFSRLLDAGERLPVMPTWFHRENKWRSARYGLDARLITDAEGTQVPVREHVSALLADLAPVAVDLGCAAEFARTGSIITGGASYERQLAVADASGNDLRAVVQHLIREFRSGPEGSIA comes from the coding sequence GTGACCGTCGCTTTCGCCGAATCCGCTCGCTCCACCGTTGGCCTGGAGTGGGAGATCATGCTCGCCGATCCGGACACCGGAGATCTGGTGGGGCGTGCTCCCGAGCTGCTCAGCGAGCTCGAACAGGCGAGCGAGAGCGAACGCCACACCGTGACCGGAGAGCTGCTCACGAACACGATCGAGGTGACCAGCGGGGTCGGCACCTCGGTGGCGCATGCGGTCGACGACATCGCCGCCGCGATCGCGGCTGTCCGCGACGCCACGGACCCAGCCGGTGTCGAACTGCTCTCGGCCGGCAGCCACCCGTTCGCGCAGTGGTACGACCAGCGCGTCACGGACAAGACGCGGTACCACACGCTCATCGAGCGCACCCAATGGTGGGGCCGCAACATGATGATCTGGGGCATCCACGTGCATGTGGGCGTCGAGGACCGCGACAAGGTGTTCCCCATCATCGGTGCCCTGTCGGGGTATCTGCCTCATCTGCAGGCTCTCGCGGCATCCAGTCCGTTCTGGGCCGGCGAGCGCACCGGCTACGCCTCGAACAGGGCTCTCGTGTTCCAGCAGCTTCCGACCGCTGGACTGCCGTGGCCGCTGCAGGACTGGAGCGAATTCGAGCACTATCTCGACGACATGGTCACGACCGGCGTCATGGCGGACGCGACCGAGGTCCGGTGGGACATCCGTCCGGCCCCCCGATGGGGCACGATCGAGGTGCGCGCGTGCGACGGCCTGTCGACGCTCGCCGAGCTCGCATCCGTCGCCGCTCTCGTGCAGGTGCTGGTCGAACACTTCTCGCGCCTGCTGGATGCCGGCGAGCGCCTGCCGGTCATGCCGACGTGGTTCCACCGCGAGAACAAGTGGCGTTCGGCGCGGTACGGCCTCGATGCCCGACTGATCACCGACGCCGAGGGCACGCAGGTGCCCGTGCGCGAGCACGTGTCCGCGCTCCTCGCGGATCTGGCGCCTGTCGCCGTGGACCTCGGGTGCGCAGCGGAGTTCGCACGCACCGGTTCGATCATCACGGGCGGCGCGAGCTATGAGCGCCAGCTCGCGGTCGCCGACGCGTCCGGGAACGATCTCCGCGCGGTCGTACAGCATCTCATCCGCGAGTTCCGCTCCGGCCCCGAGGGCTCCATCGCCTGA
- a CDS encoding sugar-binding transcriptional regulator, which translates to MTTSGLADPRAASALRAAQMYYLQDMTMDAIARELGTSRSSVSRLLSHARETGLVEIQIHQPQGQELRLEEAIRARFGIAAHVVPTPKNLSDVERFERVAMSAARLLPLYFDSNMTLGIGWGSTLDAISRHLPRKETHNTTVVQLNGAGNTFTTGVDYASEILQRFGQAFGSGIQQFPVPAFFDDPRTKEAMWRERSMRRVLDLQARADVILFGLGSPFAEVPSRVYIGGYLSRDDYRSLREDDVVGDIATVFYRQDGTWQDIELNARATGPAFSVLSRVARRICVVSGVQKLASLRGAIATRLVTDLVLDEHLAERLVE; encoded by the coding sequence ATGACCACCTCAGGCCTCGCCGATCCCCGTGCGGCATCGGCGCTGCGCGCGGCCCAGATGTACTACCTGCAGGACATGACGATGGATGCCATCGCGCGTGAACTCGGCACCTCGCGCTCCTCGGTGTCGCGTCTGCTCAGTCACGCACGGGAGACGGGCCTGGTGGAGATCCAGATCCATCAGCCGCAGGGCCAGGAGCTGCGCCTGGAGGAGGCCATCCGCGCTCGGTTCGGCATTGCGGCGCACGTGGTGCCGACGCCGAAGAACCTGTCCGACGTGGAGCGATTCGAGCGGGTCGCGATGAGCGCTGCCCGACTGCTGCCGCTGTACTTCGACTCGAACATGACACTCGGGATCGGCTGGGGGTCGACGTTGGATGCGATCAGCCGCCATCTGCCGAGGAAGGAGACGCACAACACCACCGTGGTGCAGCTCAACGGCGCCGGGAACACCTTCACCACGGGCGTCGACTACGCCAGCGAGATCCTGCAGCGCTTCGGGCAGGCATTCGGATCCGGCATCCAGCAGTTCCCCGTCCCCGCGTTCTTCGACGACCCGAGGACGAAGGAGGCGATGTGGCGCGAACGCAGCATGCGTCGCGTGCTCGATCTGCAGGCGCGCGCCGATGTCATCCTGTTCGGCCTCGGCTCCCCGTTCGCCGAGGTGCCCAGCCGCGTCTACATCGGCGGGTACCTCAGTCGGGACGACTATCGCAGCCTCCGGGAGGATGACGTGGTCGGCGACATCGCCACCGTGTTCTATCGCCAGGACGGCACCTGGCAGGACATCGAGCTGAACGCCAGGGCGACGGGTCCGGCCTTCAGCGTCCTGAGCCGTGTCGCCCGACGCATCTGCGTCGTCTCCGGCGTGCAGAAGCTCGCGAGTCTGCGCGGCGCCATCGCGACGCGGCTGGTGACGGATCTGGTCCTGGACGAGCACCTGGCGGAGCGCCTCGTCGAGTGA
- the rimM gene encoding ribosome maturation factor RimM (Essential for efficient processing of 16S rRNA) codes for MAVGDKGQARNQLRVGRLVKAHGLKGAIKLELYTDNPEARFVTGAEFTLQVPEASPWHGKTITVREYRVMNGNPVVFFEDIEDRDAAEGLVRAILWIDQDDVEPEDNAWYDHQLTGLDVVRDEKVVGRVVRIDHMPAQDLLIVRPLESDSEEIMVPFVEAIVPTVDIEAGRVIVTPPAGLFEELPDAASDEQPAADAS; via the coding sequence GTGGCGGTCGGCGACAAAGGCCAGGCACGCAATCAGCTGCGCGTCGGCCGCCTGGTCAAGGCGCACGGGCTCAAGGGCGCCATCAAGCTCGAGCTGTACACCGACAACCCCGAAGCACGTTTCGTCACGGGGGCCGAGTTCACGTTGCAGGTGCCAGAGGCGTCTCCGTGGCACGGCAAGACGATCACCGTCCGCGAGTACCGCGTGATGAACGGCAACCCGGTCGTCTTCTTCGAGGACATCGAGGACCGCGACGCCGCCGAAGGCCTCGTGCGCGCCATCCTGTGGATCGACCAGGACGACGTCGAACCCGAGGACAACGCCTGGTACGACCACCAGCTCACCGGACTCGACGTCGTGCGCGACGAGAAGGTCGTCGGGCGCGTCGTGCGCATCGACCACATGCCGGCACAGGATCTGCTCATCGTCCGCCCGCTCGAGTCGGATTCCGAGGAGATCATGGTCCCCTTCGTCGAGGCGATCGTCCCGACCGTGGACATCGAGGCCGGTCGCGTCATCGTCACCCCTCCCGCCGGACTCTTCGAGGAGCTTCCGGACGCGGCATCCGACGAGCAGCCCGCTGCCGACGCATCCTGA
- a CDS encoding RNA-binding protein: MLAAALEHVVKGIVDHPDDVRITESTSPRGDLLEVRVHPDDRGRVIGRGGRTAKALRTLISALADGRRVRVDVADD; the protein is encoded by the coding sequence GTGCTGGCCGCCGCGCTCGAACACGTCGTCAAGGGGATCGTCGATCACCCGGACGACGTCCGCATCACCGAATCCACATCGCCGCGAGGCGACCTGCTCGAGGTGCGCGTGCACCCCGACGACCGTGGACGCGTGATCGGGCGCGGCGGTCGCACCGCGAAGGCGCTGCGTACGCTGATCTCCGCCCTCGCCGACGGACGTCGCGTTCGCGTCGACGTCGCGGACGACTGA
- a CDS encoding glycerol-3-phosphate dehydrogenase/oxidase, with the protein MSATPREREDVTAVRESGRASVVIIGAGINGIATFRDLALQGVDVLLVERDDFASGATAASSHMIHGGIRYLENGEFRLVKESVQERNGLLKIAPHYVKPLETTIPIYSTFSGILSAPLRFLTHRQGRPTERGAFLIKAGLTLYDTFSRDGGSVPRHRFHGRRKSLAALPKLDPEIKYTATYYDASVHDPERLALDVLRDGESAHAGARALNYVEATGLDADGVVLHDRETGDEFRVAADVVVNASGPWTDLTNEALGTHTSFMGGTKGSHIVLDHPELLEATGGREIFFEHSDGRIVLIYPLKDRVLVGTTDLEADPREPARCTEEEVDYFFALIAHVFPTIAVDRSQIVYRYSGIRPLPHHDDTAPGFVSRDYRIERRQDAGMPAVLSLVGGKWTTFRALGETLGDRVLAELGLGRVTSTEGMRIGGGIGYPKTPRRRIEWLRQNVGDTLRGRVLFTRYGTRAAAVADFLALDHDEPLLGDALSTRELAWMVDNEKVRHVGDVVFRRTSLAFTGDADAESIRVIAESLAPLLGWDSVRVDEEIDETITTLRDAHGVSLAHAAAR; encoded by the coding sequence ATGAGCGCCACACCACGCGAACGCGAAGACGTCACTGCGGTACGCGAGTCCGGACGAGCGAGCGTCGTCATCATCGGCGCGGGGATCAACGGCATCGCCACCTTCCGCGACCTGGCGCTGCAGGGCGTCGACGTCCTCCTGGTCGAACGAGACGATTTCGCCAGCGGTGCCACTGCGGCATCCAGCCATATGATCCACGGCGGAATCCGGTACCTCGAGAACGGCGAGTTCCGGCTCGTGAAGGAGTCGGTCCAGGAGCGCAACGGTCTGTTGAAGATCGCCCCGCACTACGTCAAGCCGCTCGAGACGACGATTCCGATCTATTCGACCTTCTCGGGCATCCTCTCGGCCCCGCTGCGCTTCCTCACGCACAGGCAGGGCAGACCGACCGAGCGCGGCGCCTTCCTCATCAAGGCCGGTCTCACCCTCTACGACACGTTCTCCCGCGACGGCGGCAGCGTCCCGCGGCACCGCTTCCACGGCCGCAGGAAGTCGCTTGCGGCTCTGCCGAAGCTGGACCCCGAGATCAAATACACCGCGACGTACTACGACGCCTCGGTGCACGACCCGGAACGGCTCGCCCTGGATGTCCTCCGCGACGGCGAGTCCGCGCACGCCGGTGCCCGCGCGCTGAACTATGTGGAGGCGACCGGCCTCGATGCCGACGGCGTGGTGCTTCACGACCGCGAGACCGGAGACGAGTTCCGTGTCGCCGCCGACGTCGTCGTGAACGCCTCCGGTCCGTGGACGGACCTGACCAACGAGGCGCTCGGCACGCACACATCGTTCATGGGCGGCACGAAGGGCTCGCACATCGTCCTCGACCATCCCGAGCTGCTGGAGGCCACGGGCGGTCGGGAGATCTTCTTCGAGCATTCCGACGGACGCATCGTCCTCATCTATCCGCTGAAGGACCGCGTCCTCGTCGGCACGACCGACCTCGAAGCCGATCCGCGTGAACCGGCGCGCTGCACCGAGGAAGAGGTCGACTACTTCTTCGCGCTGATCGCTCATGTGTTCCCGACGATCGCCGTCGACCGATCACAGATCGTGTACCGCTACTCCGGCATCCGACCACTGCCGCACCACGACGACACCGCACCCGGCTTCGTCTCGCGCGATTACCGGATCGAACGCCGACAGGATGCCGGGATGCCGGCGGTCCTGAGCCTGGTGGGCGGGAAGTGGACCACGTTCCGTGCGCTCGGCGAGACCCTCGGCGATCGTGTCCTGGCCGAACTCGGCCTCGGTCGCGTCACCAGCACCGAGGGCATGCGCATCGGCGGCGGCATCGGCTACCCGAAGACGCCGCGGCGGCGGATCGAGTGGTTGCGGCAGAACGTCGGCGACACGCTGCGCGGTCGCGTGCTGTTCACGCGGTACGGCACGCGGGCCGCCGCCGTCGCGGACTTCCTCGCGCTCGACCACGATGAGCCTCTGCTCGGTGACGCGCTGTCGACGCGCGAGCTGGCCTGGATGGTCGACAACGAGAAGGTCAGGCACGTCGGTGACGTCGTCTTCCGCCGGACCAGCCTCGCATTCACCGGGGATGCGGATGCCGAGTCGATCCGCGTCATCGCCGAATCGCTCGCGCCGCTGCTGGGCTGGGACTCGGTGCGGGTCGACGAGGAGATCGACGAGACGATCACCACCCTGCGCGACGCGCACGGCGTCTCGCTCGCCCACGCCGCCGCGCGTTGA
- the rplS gene encoding 50S ribosomal protein L19 yields the protein MQILDAVDAASLRSDVPDFAPGDTINVHVNITEGNRSRIQIFKGVVIGRQGDGVRETFTVRKISFQVGVERTFPVHSPVIDHIEVVTRGDVRRAKLYYLRNLRGKKAKIKEKRDN from the coding sequence ATGCAGATCCTCGACGCCGTCGATGCGGCTTCGCTCCGTTCCGACGTTCCCGACTTCGCACCAGGCGACACGATCAACGTGCACGTCAACATCACCGAGGGCAACCGCTCGCGCATCCAGATCTTCAAGGGTGTCGTGATCGGCCGCCAGGGCGATGGCGTGCGCGAGACCTTCACGGTCCGCAAGATCAGCTTCCAGGTGGGCGTCGAGCGCACCTTCCCGGTGCACTCCCCGGTGATCGACCACATCGAGGTCGTCACCCGCGGTGACGTGCGTCGCGCGAAGCTCTACTACCTGCGCAACCTCCGCGGCAAGAAGGCGAAGATCAAGGAGAAGCGCGACAACTGA
- a CDS encoding pyrimidine dimer DNA glycosylase/endonuclease V yields MRIWSLHPRYLDRQGLIACWRETLLAQAVLNGATRGYTRHPQLERFRETDEPLASIGAYLHGLATEADHRGYRFDRSRIVDAVEQSATIGVTDGQIALEWAHLLAKLAVRSPELRERWADITRPEPHPLFTVTAGPIASWERAGQPPT; encoded by the coding sequence GTGAGGATCTGGTCGCTGCACCCGCGTTATCTCGACCGGCAGGGCCTGATCGCGTGCTGGCGCGAGACCCTGCTCGCCCAGGCCGTGCTCAACGGTGCGACGCGCGGATACACCCGCCACCCGCAGCTCGAACGGTTCCGCGAGACCGATGAGCCGCTCGCATCCATCGGCGCGTATCTGCACGGGCTCGCGACGGAGGCGGACCACCGCGGATACCGATTCGATCGTTCCCGCATCGTCGACGCCGTGGAGCAGTCCGCGACGATCGGCGTCACTGATGGTCAGATCGCGCTCGAATGGGCGCACCTGTTGGCGAAGCTCGCCGTGCGGAGCCCCGAGCTGCGCGAACGATGGGCGGACATCACGCGGCCGGAACCGCATCCGCTGTTCACGGTCACGGCTGGACCCATCGCGTCGTGGGAGCGCGCTGGACAGCCGCCGACCTGA
- the trmD gene encoding tRNA (guanosine(37)-N1)-methyltransferase TrmD: protein MRFDVVSIFPSYFDGLTLSLLGKAQDAGIIDLNVRDLRDWTSDRHRTVDDTPYGGGAGMVMKPEPWALALDELAGTQAGDRPTIIFPSPAGEVFTQATARDLATREHLIFGCGRYEGIDERVFEYAAGLGEVRLVSLGDYVLNGGEVAVMAMIEAIGRLIPGVVGNPESLVEESHEDGLLEYPSYTKPASWRDREVPPVLLSGNHGAIARWRHEQQLERTRTRRPDLLGDDSA, encoded by the coding sequence GTGCGCTTCGACGTCGTCTCGATCTTCCCGTCGTACTTCGACGGACTCACGCTGTCCCTGCTCGGCAAAGCGCAGGACGCTGGGATCATCGATCTGAATGTGCGCGATCTGCGCGACTGGACGAGCGATCGGCACCGCACGGTCGACGACACTCCGTACGGGGGCGGCGCCGGGATGGTCATGAAGCCGGAGCCCTGGGCGCTCGCGCTCGACGAGCTCGCGGGCACGCAGGCCGGCGACCGCCCGACGATCATCTTCCCGTCGCCCGCCGGCGAGGTCTTCACGCAAGCCACCGCACGGGATCTCGCCACGCGCGAGCACCTCATCTTCGGCTGCGGGCGCTACGAGGGCATCGATGAGCGGGTGTTCGAGTACGCCGCGGGCCTCGGAGAGGTGCGCCTGGTCAGCCTCGGCGACTACGTGCTGAACGGGGGAGAGGTCGCCGTCATGGCGATGATCGAGGCGATCGGACGCCTCATCCCCGGCGTCGTCGGCAACCCCGAGAGCCTCGTCGAGGAATCCCACGAGGACGGGCTGCTCGAGTACCCGTCGTACACCAAGCCGGCGTCCTGGCGCGACCGTGAGGTTCCGCCGGTGCTGCTGAGCGGCAACCACGGCGCGATCGCCCGCTGGCGTCACGAGCAGCAGTTGGAGCGCACACGCACCCGTCGGCCCGATCTGCTCGGCGACGACTCGGCCTGA
- the map gene encoding type I methionyl aminopeptidase: MIELRTPAEIDEMRAAGRFVAETLATLRADTKIGTNLLDIDRRAHDMIRKAGAESCYIDYAPSFGRGPFGKVICTSVNDAVLHGLPHDYVLRDGDLVTLDFAVAVDGWVADSAVSFVVGTARDEDLRLIDTTERALDAAIAAAVVGNRIGDISASVAGIAHGEGYSINTDFGGHGVGRTMHGDPHVANDGRAGRGFPLRAGLVLALEPWFLATTDELVTDADGWTLRSADGSRGAHSEHTIAITDDGPIILTDRSFLGVD; encoded by the coding sequence ATGATCGAACTGCGCACTCCGGCCGAGATCGATGAGATGCGGGCCGCGGGGCGATTCGTCGCCGAGACCCTCGCCACGCTGCGCGCCGACACGAAGATCGGCACCAATCTGCTGGACATCGACCGCCGCGCGCACGACATGATCCGCAAGGCCGGCGCGGAGTCCTGCTACATCGACTACGCACCGTCGTTCGGCCGCGGCCCGTTCGGCAAGGTCATCTGCACCTCCGTCAACGACGCCGTCCTGCACGGGCTCCCCCACGACTACGTCCTGCGCGACGGCGACCTCGTGACGCTTGACTTCGCGGTGGCCGTCGACGGCTGGGTCGCGGATTCCGCCGTCTCGTTCGTGGTCGGTACGGCGCGCGACGAGGACCTGCGCCTGATCGACACGACGGAGCGGGCACTGGATGCCGCGATCGCTGCCGCCGTCGTCGGCAACCGCATCGGCGACATCTCGGCATCGGTCGCCGGCATCGCGCACGGCGAGGGCTACAGCATCAACACCGACTTCGGCGGACACGGCGTCGGGAGAACGATGCACGGCGACCCGCACGTGGCCAACGACGGACGCGCCGGCCGCGGCTTCCCGCTGCGCGCTGGTCTGGTCCTCGCGCTCGAGCCGTGGTTCCTCGCGACGACGGACGAACTGGTCACGGATGCCGACGGCTGGACGCTGCGCAGCGCCGACGGCTCGCGCGGCGCGCACTCCGAGCACACGATCGCCATCACGGACGACGGGCCGATCATCCTGACCGACCGGTCATTCCTCGGCGTCGACTGA
- a CDS encoding MFS transporter permease — MWLREAFFRWLIPAAFVLPLWLLIGWGVFSGGGWAFLFLFVGIPSVFVGQLILTLLVRARPTVRLTRAVSWWDVAGFGVWHALTIAVGFYPSWFAPALTLAIISGIALIWLSLWQLWREARDSGGIRVVTTSWRAPVDEEPTAERVTDPEVFVIREKPDSDR, encoded by the coding sequence ATGTGGTTGCGAGAGGCGTTCTTCCGGTGGCTCATTCCGGCCGCTTTCGTGCTGCCGCTGTGGCTGCTCATCGGCTGGGGCGTGTTCTCCGGCGGAGGATGGGCGTTCCTGTTCCTCTTCGTCGGCATCCCGTCGGTCTTCGTCGGGCAGCTGATCCTCACTCTCCTGGTCCGGGCGCGCCCCACGGTGCGTCTCACTCGGGCGGTGTCGTGGTGGGACGTCGCAGGCTTCGGCGTGTGGCACGCCCTCACCATCGCTGTGGGGTTCTATCCATCGTGGTTCGCACCGGCGCTCACGCTGGCGATCATCAGCGGCATCGCCCTGATCTGGCTGTCCCTCTGGCAGCTGTGGCGAGAAGCACGTGACAGCGGTGGGATCCGTGTGGTCACGACGTCCTGGCGTGCACCGGTCGACGAGGAGCCGACTGCCGAGCGCGTCACCGACCCCGAGGTGTTCGTGATCCGGGAGAAGCCCGACTCCGACCGCTGA
- the glpK gene encoding glycerol kinase GlpK, which produces MHIVAIDQGTTSTRAIVFDARGDIVASGQLEHEQILPEAGWVEHDAMEIWRNTQSVLETALERAEVPAADVAAIGITNQRETAIVWDRRTGEPVYNAIVWQDTRTQPLIDALAADGGVRRFAEKSGLPLATYFSASKLHWILQNVEGARERAEAGDLLFGTPDSWLLWNLTGGAEGGVHATDVTNASRTLLMDLHTLDWDDELLSAFDIPRAMLPDIRSSSEEYGKTAGTALDGVPIAAILGDQQAATFGQVAFEAGESKNTYGTGNFLIVGTGEEIVSGDNGLITTVAYRIGDAAPRYALEGSIAVTGSLVQWLRDNLGIISRAPEVEELALTVEDNGGVYIVPAFSGLFAPYWRPDARGAILGLTRFANKGHIARAALEAVAFQTREVLDAVAADTGMALTELRVDGGMVSNATLLQLQADVLGVPVIRPAIIETTALGAAYAAGLAVGVWRDLDELRGMWREDARFEPRTDETERARRVARWRKAVTRTFDWVED; this is translated from the coding sequence ATGCACATCGTCGCCATCGATCAGGGCACCACCAGCACGCGCGCCATCGTCTTCGACGCGCGCGGCGATATCGTCGCGAGCGGTCAGCTCGAGCACGAGCAGATCCTCCCCGAGGCGGGTTGGGTGGAGCACGATGCGATGGAGATCTGGCGCAACACGCAGTCCGTGCTCGAGACGGCTCTCGAGCGCGCCGAGGTTCCGGCGGCCGATGTCGCCGCGATCGGGATCACCAACCAGCGCGAGACCGCGATCGTCTGGGACCGCCGTACGGGCGAGCCCGTGTACAACGCGATCGTCTGGCAGGACACCCGGACCCAGCCGCTCATCGACGCGCTCGCCGCCGACGGAGGCGTGCGCCGCTTCGCCGAGAAGTCCGGGCTGCCGCTGGCGACCTACTTCTCGGCGTCCAAGCTCCATTGGATCCTCCAGAACGTCGAGGGCGCCCGCGAGCGAGCCGAGGCTGGCGATCTGCTGTTCGGGACGCCGGATTCCTGGCTGCTGTGGAACCTCACCGGCGGTGCGGAGGGCGGCGTGCACGCCACGGACGTCACAAACGCGAGCCGCACCCTGCTGATGGACCTGCACACGCTGGACTGGGACGACGAACTGCTGAGCGCCTTCGACATCCCGCGGGCGATGCTCCCCGACATCCGGTCGTCGTCCGAGGAGTACGGGAAGACCGCGGGCACGGCCCTGGACGGCGTGCCGATCGCGGCGATCCTCGGCGACCAGCAGGCGGCGACGTTCGGTCAGGTCGCGTTCGAGGCGGGGGAGTCCAAGAACACCTACGGGACGGGCAACTTCCTGATCGTCGGCACAGGGGAGGAGATCGTCTCCGGCGACAACGGCCTGATCACCACGGTCGCCTACCGGATCGGAGACGCTGCGCCCCGATACGCGCTGGAGGGCTCGATCGCCGTCACCGGTTCGCTGGTCCAGTGGCTCAGGGACAATCTCGGGATCATCTCGCGCGCCCCGGAGGTCGAGGAGCTCGCGCTCACGGTCGAGGACAACGGCGGGGTGTACATCGTGCCGGCCTTCTCCGGCCTGTTCGCCCCGTACTGGCGACCCGATGCGCGCGGCGCGATCCTCGGACTGACCCGTTTCGCGAACAAGGGACACATCGCCAGAGCAGCGCTCGAGGCCGTCGCGTTCCAGACGCGGGAGGTTCTGGATGCCGTGGCCGCCGACACCGGCATGGCCCTGACCGAGCTGCGGGTGGACGGCGGGATGGTGTCGAACGCGACGCTGCTGCAGCTTCAGGCCGACGTGCTCGGCGTCCCCGTCATCCGACCGGCCATCATCGAGACCACCGCACTGGGGGCGGCATACGCGGCCGGCCTCGCCGTCGGGGTCTGGAGGGACCTCGACGAGCTGCGGGGGATGTGGCGCGAAGACGCCCGATTCGAGCCGCGCACCGACGAGACCGAGCGCGCCCGCCGCGTCGCGCGCTGGCGCAAGGCCGTCACGCGCACGTTCGACTGGGTCGAGGACTGA
- the rpsP gene encoding 30S ribosomal protein S16 codes for MAVKIRLKRLGKIRAPYYRIVVADSRTKRDGRVIEEIGKYHPTEEPSFIEVDSERAQYWLSVGAQPTEQVAALLKITGDWGKFKGDKDAKSTLKVAEPKAPFEIDASKKSVVKPKAEKKETPAEEAPAAADAEAAEAPAADAE; via the coding sequence GTGGCTGTCAAGATTCGTCTCAAGCGCCTGGGCAAGATCCGCGCGCCTTACTACCGCATCGTCGTCGCCGACTCGCGCACCAAGCGCGACGGTCGTGTGATCGAGGAGATCGGCAAGTACCACCCCACCGAGGAGCCCTCGTTCATCGAGGTCGACTCCGAGCGTGCGCAGTACTGGCTCTCCGTCGGCGCGCAGCCGACCGAGCAGGTCGCCGCGCTGCTGAAGATCACGGGCGACTGGGGCAAGTTCAAGGGCGACAAGGACGCGAAGTCCACGCTCAAGGTCGCCGAGCCCAAGGCTCCGTTCGAGATCGACGCGTCCAAGAAGTCGGTCGTCAAGCCGAAGGCGGAGAAGAAGGAGACTCCCGCTGAGGAGGCTCCCGCCGCTGCCGACGCGGAGGCCGCTGAGGCTCCCGCCGCCGACGCCGAGTAA
- a CDS encoding histidine phosphatase family protein, with protein sequence MIPRDRHVPQRAYLARCGQTAWNLEGRLQGRRDSPLTADGLAQAADAAQRLDGSGIRTVCTSPLGRAMATALIIAERLGADLVEVADLAELDHGEMAGMTWSEIEEVFPGARAERAENRYGWAFPGGESYAQARLRARRALSECGWVSDGAPLIVAHEMIGRMLRAELRGLDASGALSLRHPHGLVFEIDGGVERVV encoded by the coding sequence ATGATTCCGCGTGATCGCCATGTGCCGCAGCGGGCATATCTCGCCCGGTGCGGTCAGACGGCATGGAATCTCGAAGGTCGCTTGCAGGGTCGTCGGGATTCCCCGCTCACCGCAGACGGTCTCGCGCAGGCCGCGGATGCGGCGCAGCGTCTGGACGGCTCAGGAATCCGCACGGTCTGCACCAGCCCGCTGGGTCGCGCGATGGCGACGGCCCTGATCATCGCGGAGCGGCTCGGCGCCGACCTGGTCGAGGTCGCGGATCTCGCGGAACTCGATCACGGCGAGATGGCGGGGATGACGTGGTCCGAGATCGAGGAGGTGTTCCCCGGTGCACGCGCCGAGCGCGCGGAGAACCGCTACGGCTGGGCGTTCCCCGGCGGGGAGAGCTACGCGCAGGCGCGACTGCGCGCCCGACGGGCGTTGAGCGAGTGCGGCTGGGTGTCGGACGGTGCGCCCCTGATCGTCGCGCACGAGATGATCGGACGGATGCTGCGCGCAGAACTGCGGGGTCTCGACGCGTCCGGGGCGCTGTCGCTCCGGCATCCGCACGGTCTGGTGTTCGAGATCGACGGCGGAGTCGAGCGGGTCGTCTGA